Proteins encoded in a region of the Elizabethkingia bruuniana genome:
- a CDS encoding FAD-binding dehydrogenase, translated as MENNFHPDAIIIGSGLAGLVAAMEITNAGKKVLLLDQETEQNIGGQAFWSFGGLFLVNSPQQRRMGIKDSYELARQDWMGTAGFDREEDYWPRQWAEAYLKFAAHDKYEYISKMGIKLMFMVGWAERGDGNASGHGNSVPRFHVSWGTGTGVVEPFVEKAYEAQKEGLLQMKFRHQVTELITKDNRVTGVKGNILETDDKERGIATNRTVTGQFEYKAQNVIIASGGIGANHELVRKNWPERLGKAPENMVCGVPAYVDGKMIGIAENTGANIINRDRMWHYTEGLQNWNPIWPKHGIRILPGPSSLWIDAKGKRLPAPFLPGFDTLGTLKYIQDTGYEYSWFILTQKIIKKEFALSGSEQNPDITNKDYRLFLNRIFGKKAPAPVEAFKEHGKDFIVSDNLEELVQKMNELSGDHLLDYNNIRQIIEERDRELDNKFSKDTQINYIRSTRKYLGDKLGRVAKPHKILAPENGPLIAVRLNILTRKTLGGIETNLDAQVLGNDGEVLKGLYAVGEAAGFGGGGMHGYRALEGTFLGGCIFSGMKAGKYIGGL; from the coding sequence ATGGAAAATAATTTTCATCCGGATGCTATTATTATCGGAAGTGGACTGGCAGGATTGGTTGCCGCAATGGAAATTACGAATGCCGGGAAAAAGGTTTTGTTGCTGGATCAGGAAACTGAACAGAATATAGGGGGACAGGCATTCTGGTCTTTCGGCGGATTATTCCTTGTCAATTCTCCGCAGCAGCGCAGAATGGGAATTAAAGATTCTTATGAGTTGGCGCGACAGGATTGGATGGGAACAGCTGGTTTCGACCGGGAAGAAGACTACTGGCCAAGACAGTGGGCTGAAGCTTATTTGAAATTTGCGGCTCATGATAAATATGAATACATCAGCAAAATGGGAATCAAACTTATGTTTATGGTAGGCTGGGCAGAACGTGGAGATGGTAATGCTAGCGGTCATGGAAATTCTGTGCCCAGGTTTCATGTTAGCTGGGGAACAGGTACCGGTGTTGTAGAACCTTTTGTAGAGAAAGCTTATGAGGCGCAGAAAGAGGGATTGCTCCAAATGAAATTCAGACACCAGGTTACGGAATTAATCACAAAAGATAATAGAGTAACAGGTGTTAAAGGAAATATTCTGGAAACGGATGATAAAGAAAGAGGAATTGCTACAAACAGAACTGTTACTGGTCAGTTTGAGTACAAAGCTCAGAATGTCATTATAGCATCGGGAGGAATTGGAGCCAATCATGAACTGGTAAGAAAGAACTGGCCTGAAAGATTAGGAAAAGCCCCTGAAAATATGGTATGTGGAGTACCTGCATATGTAGATGGGAAAATGATTGGTATAGCAGAGAATACAGGGGCTAATATTATCAACAGAGATCGGATGTGGCATTATACAGAAGGTTTGCAGAACTGGAATCCGATTTGGCCAAAACACGGAATAAGAATATTACCGGGACCATCATCTTTATGGATTGATGCTAAAGGGAAACGCCTGCCTGCTCCTTTTCTGCCTGGATTCGATACGCTGGGAACACTAAAGTATATTCAGGATACAGGCTATGAATATTCCTGGTTTATCCTGACTCAGAAGATTATTAAAAAAGAATTTGCACTTTCAGGATCAGAGCAGAATCCTGATATCACAAATAAAGATTACCGTCTTTTTCTGAATCGGATTTTTGGTAAAAAAGCTCCTGCTCCTGTTGAAGCCTTTAAAGAACATGGCAAGGACTTTATAGTATCTGATAATCTGGAGGAGCTTGTACAAAAAATGAATGAACTTTCCGGAGATCACCTTCTGGACTATAATAACATCCGACAGATAATAGAAGAAAGGGATCGGGAGTTGGATAATAAGTTCTCAAAGGATACACAAATCAATTATATAAGAAGCACACGGAAATATTTAGGAGATAAATTAGGCCGTGTCGCAAAACCTCATAAAATCCTGGCACCGGAAAATGGTCCTCTTATTGCGGTTCGCCTTAATATTCTGACCCGTAAAACTTTGGGCGGAATAGAAACTAATCTGGATGCGCAGGTATTAGGAAATGATGGAGAAGTATTAAAAGGACTTTATGCAGTAGGAGAAGCTGCTGGATTTGGAGGCGGCGGAATGCATGGATACAGAGCTCTGGAAGGTACTTTCCTTGGAGGCTGCATATTCTCCGGAATGAAAGCAGGGAAGTATATAGGCGGATTGTAA
- a CDS encoding SDR family oxidoreductase, whose protein sequence is MNAYFNNKVIWITGASSGIGEALVKELTVKSNAKIILSSRREDQLYVIAQNAGLDKDRYVVIPVDLENYTAMPAIVENAIAKFGKIDILINNAGLPQRSLAMETSIEVDKRLMDVDFIGTVALTKAVVPYMITNKGGQIVVVSSLMGLFGAPMRSGYAAAKHALHGFFEALRAELYNDKVLVTIICPGFVKTNISINAVTGTGTAQNTMDDATANGIPVNVFAQKMLKAIAKQKYQAVIGGKEKFGVYLKRFFPSLLVKIVRKAKVV, encoded by the coding sequence ATGAATGCATATTTTAATAACAAAGTAATCTGGATTACAGGTGCATCATCTGGTATTGGAGAGGCATTGGTAAAAGAACTGACAGTAAAGAGCAATGCAAAGATTATTCTTTCATCAAGACGGGAAGATCAGCTTTATGTAATTGCTCAGAACGCCGGATTGGATAAAGATAGATATGTCGTAATTCCTGTTGATTTGGAGAATTATACTGCTATGCCGGCTATTGTAGAAAATGCAATTGCAAAATTTGGTAAAATAGATATACTAATCAATAATGCAGGATTGCCGCAACGTTCATTAGCAATGGAAACATCTATAGAGGTGGATAAGCGCCTGATGGATGTTGATTTTATAGGCACTGTTGCGCTTACTAAGGCGGTGGTTCCTTATATGATTACCAATAAAGGAGGGCAAATTGTTGTTGTATCCAGTCTTATGGGACTTTTCGGTGCACCTATGCGCAGCGGTTATGCAGCGGCAAAACATGCTTTACATGGTTTTTTTGAAGCTTTGCGGGCAGAGCTTTATAATGATAAGGTATTGGTAACAATAATCTGTCCGGGGTTTGTAAAAACCAATATTTCCATCAATGCTGTTACTGGTACCGGAACAGCTCAAAATACAATGGACGATGCTACGGCTAATGGAATACCTGTCAACGTTTTTGCACAAAAAATGCTGAAGGCGATTGCAAAACAAAAGTATCAGGCTGTTATTGGTGGAAAAGAAAAGTTCGGGGTATATCTTAAAAGATTTTTCCCTTCATTGCTGGTAAAGATTGTTCGTAAGGCAAAGGTGGTGTAA
- a CDS encoding bacteriocin-like protein, whose translation MKNLKKLSRRQLKVISGGMVSCGGECSDGSGVSVDSCTSCINYLNGAACYNSHDKSIHVEKCLELPFV comes from the coding sequence ATGAAAAATTTAAAAAAATTATCCCGAAGACAACTAAAAGTTATTTCTGGAGGAATGGTATCTTGTGGAGGTGAATGTTCTGATGGAAGTGGAGTCTCAGTAGATTCATGTACTTCATGTATTAATTATCTAAACGGTGCAGCATGTTATAATTCTCATGACAAAAGTATTCATGTAGAAAAATGTTTAGAGCTTCCTTTTGTATAA
- a CDS encoding M20 metallopeptidase family protein, producing MKIQFLFPLLLACSVGAQLKTKQTSIHESIGLETDKVFNKLVEIRRDFHENPELAGHEVRTQKVLEKYLLDLGLEVQKDLYGHSLIGILKGGKKGKKIAWRADMDALPGNNTDKVSFKSKNKDIWHGCGHDVHMAIGIGIAEVLSKYKKELKGTVYFIFQPEEETFVGAKKMIDNGLFSKISPDEIYGLHVTALPVGQIMTKPEEVFAYQTRVKIELKNSLSDKEIKEISKKISASLSRTENNSKPWEIQYITDPKIGLMNPGTIFKNYRIIDENFISGSDDKSFSMKAYIYETNADKLKEIIPQIKRVLETNGYKDQLLSVSYIQENPTVFNDKNLTSLATETLEKIYGKTVMVKDYGQVPYFNDDFAYFQQKKQGVYFLLGGSNFKKGIVAMNHTPDFEVDEESIRNGVKSFSSLIYERLK from the coding sequence ATGAAAATACAATTCTTATTTCCTCTACTCTTAGCATGCTCAGTTGGTGCTCAGCTAAAAACAAAACAAACTTCTATCCACGAGTCTATTGGATTGGAAACCGACAAAGTTTTCAATAAACTTGTTGAAATCAGAAGAGATTTTCATGAAAACCCTGAATTGGCAGGTCATGAAGTCCGCACTCAAAAAGTTTTGGAAAAGTATTTACTCGATCTGGGGCTAGAAGTCCAAAAAGATCTATATGGACACTCTTTAATAGGAATCCTTAAAGGAGGAAAAAAAGGAAAAAAAATAGCATGGCGTGCAGATATGGATGCTTTACCTGGCAATAACACTGACAAAGTATCTTTCAAATCTAAAAATAAAGACATATGGCATGGCTGTGGCCATGACGTGCATATGGCAATTGGTATTGGTATAGCCGAAGTACTGTCAAAATATAAAAAGGAGCTGAAAGGAACCGTTTATTTCATATTTCAACCAGAAGAAGAAACTTTTGTCGGTGCAAAAAAAATGATTGATAATGGCTTATTTTCTAAAATAAGCCCGGACGAGATCTATGGACTTCACGTGACGGCATTACCCGTTGGCCAGATTATGACTAAGCCAGAAGAAGTCTTTGCTTATCAGACAAGAGTAAAAATTGAGCTGAAAAATTCATTATCGGATAAAGAAATAAAAGAGATTTCAAAAAAAATATCTGCTTCATTATCCCGTACAGAAAATAATAGCAAGCCTTGGGAAATACAATATATAACTGATCCTAAAATAGGGTTAATGAATCCTGGAACTATCTTTAAGAACTATCGGATAATAGATGAAAATTTTATTTCAGGCTCTGATGATAAAAGCTTTTCTATGAAGGCTTATATTTATGAAACAAACGCTGATAAGCTGAAAGAAATTATTCCACAGATAAAGCGGGTTTTAGAGACAAATGGCTATAAAGATCAGCTTCTTTCTGTTTCTTATATACAGGAAAACCCAACAGTTTTCAATGATAAAAATTTAACCAGTCTTGCTACAGAAACACTTGAAAAGATTTACGGGAAAACGGTAATGGTTAAAGATTATGGCCAGGTTCCTTATTTCAATGATGATTTCGCTTATTTTCAACAAAAAAAACAGGGTGTCTACTTCTTATTGGGAGGCTCAAATTTTAAAAAAGGAATTGTTGCAATGAATCATACTCCGGATTTTGAAGTTGATGAAGAAAGTATAAGAAATGGTGTTAAAAGTTTTTCATCCCTTATTTATGAAAGGTTGAAATAG